One Prunus dulcis unplaced genomic scaffold, ALMONDv2, whole genome shotgun sequence DNA window includes the following coding sequences:
- the LOC117613339 gene encoding probable xyloglucan endotransglucosylase/hydrolase protein 32: protein MALLLFLLILLVPASNANWPPSPGYWPSSKFRSMSFYKGFRTLWGPQHQSLDQHALTIWLDRTSGSGFKSVRPFRSGYFGTSIKLQTGYTAGVITAFYLSNSEAHPGYHDEVDIEFLGTTFGKPYTLQTNVYIRGSGDGKIIGREMKFHLWFDPTKAFHHYAILWSPKEIIFLVDDVPIRRYPRKSVATFPLRPMWVYGSIWDASSWATEDGKYKADYRYQPFVAKYTNFKAGGCSAYSSAWCHPVSASPFRSGGLTQQQYRVMRWVQTNHLVYDYCKDYKRDHSITPECWR, encoded by the exons ATGGCTCTCTTGCTCTTCCTCCTAATTCTTTTGGTCCCTGCAAGCAATGCTAATTGGCCACCATCACCTGGCTACTGGCCAAGTTCTAAATTCAGGTCTATGAGCTTTTATAAAGGGTTTAGAACTCTCTGGGGTCCTCAGCATCAAAGCTTAGACCAACATGCATTAACAATCTGGCTTGACAGGACCTCAG GTAGTGGGTTCAAGTCAGTTCGTCCATTTAGATCCGGCTACTTTGGTACCTCCATTAAACTTCAAACTGGTTACACAGCAGGAGTTATAACAGCTTTCTAT CTTTCAAACAGTGAAGCTCATCCGGGGTACCATGACGAAGTCGACATTGAGTTTCTGGGAACTACATTTGGGAAGCCTTACACTTTACAAACAAATGTTTACATCAGAGGAAGTGGGGATGGAAAAATCATTGGCAGAGAGATGAAGTTTCATTTGTGGTTTGATCCCACTAAGGCTTTTCATCACTATGCTATATTGTGGAGCCCAAAGGAGATCAT ATTTTTGGTGGATGATGTGCCCATAAGGAGGTACCCTAGGAAAAGTGTAGCAACCTTTCCCTTGAGGCCAATGTGGGTGTATGGCTCAATATGGGATGCCTCATCTTGGGCAACTGAAGATGGGAAATACAAAGCAGATTACAGATATCAACCATTTGTTGCAAAGTATACCAATTTCAAAGCCGGCGGTTGCAGCGCCTATTCCTCCGCCTGGTGCCACCCGGTATCTGCCTCCCCGTTCCGGTCGGGTGGGCTGACTCAACAGCAGTACAGGGTCATGAGGTGGGTTCAAACCAACCATTTGGTA